One segment of Mycolicibacterium sp. YH-1 DNA contains the following:
- a CDS encoding maleylpyruvate isomerase N-terminal domain-containing protein, with amino-acid sequence MRAIDDTTRDLLADTWERWARCCSDLTSEQWSAPTRCTPWDVHALVAHACPELSLFDHIDDHLLNTDAAVGDGASMLRTFNAPGGVAHTTADDLAQTALSDAVTLRPADAVTRFNDCARAARAVTLPGRSTISYPVVGSATLAAVADVALVEATVHLLDLVDAVGGVGPSTGAVEATRDVLIAVPDPTAAVEILAGRVTPSCALPVIR; translated from the coding sequence GTGCGCGCCATCGACGACACGACACGGGACCTCCTCGCCGACACCTGGGAACGCTGGGCACGCTGTTGCTCGGATCTGACATCCGAACAGTGGTCTGCTCCCACGCGATGCACACCGTGGGACGTTCACGCTCTCGTTGCCCACGCCTGCCCCGAACTGAGCCTGTTCGACCACATCGACGACCATCTCCTCAATACCGACGCAGCGGTCGGCGACGGCGCCTCGATGCTGCGGACATTCAACGCCCCCGGCGGAGTCGCACACACGACTGCAGACGATCTGGCGCAGACGGCCCTCTCCGATGCCGTCACTCTTCGCCCGGCGGACGCCGTCACGAGATTCAACGACTGCGCCCGCGCCGCACGGGCGGTGACGCTGCCCGGTCGGTCAACGATCTCCTATCCCGTGGTCGGCAGCGCGACCCTGGCCGCCGTGGCCGATGTCGCGCTGGTGGAGGCAACGGTGCACCTGCTCGACCTGGTGGATGCCGTCGGAGGTGTCGGACCGTCGACGGGGGCAGTCGAGGCGACGCGTGACGTACTGATCGCCGTGCCCGATCCGACCGCGGCGGTGGAGATATTGGCGGGGCGCGTAACACCCAGCTGCGCGTTGCCCGTCATCCGCTGA
- the gabT gene encoding 4-aminobutyrate--2-oxoglutarate transaminase: MTTPKTLEQSRHLATAIPGPKSSALIERKGAAVARGVGTTMPVYAARAGGGIVEDVDGNRLIDLGSGIAVTTIGNASPRVVEAVSAQAADFTHTCFMVTPYEEYVAVCEHLNRLTPVAGEKRSALFNSGSEAVENAVKIARAYTHKQAVVAFDHAYHGRTNLTMALTAKSMPYKHGFGPFAPEIYRAPLSYPFRDAEFGKELATDGELAARRALSIIDKQVGADNLAAVIIEPIQGEGGFIVPAEGFLSTLLQWCRANGVVFIADEVQTGFARTGAMFACEHEGIDPDLIVTAKGIADGLPLSAVTGRAEIMDAPHVSGLGGTYGGNPIACAAALATIATIESDGLVARAKEIETLMKGRLDALQADDDRIGDVRGRGAMIAVELVKPGTLEPDAELTKALCAGAHAAGVIVLSCGTYGNVLRFLPPLAISDDLLNEGLDILAQLLSVL; this comes from the coding sequence AGACGTTGGAACAGAGCCGTCACCTCGCCACCGCAATCCCCGGCCCGAAGTCCTCGGCCCTCATCGAACGCAAGGGCGCCGCCGTTGCCAGGGGCGTGGGCACCACGATGCCGGTGTACGCGGCGCGTGCGGGTGGCGGAATCGTCGAGGACGTCGATGGCAACCGATTGATCGATCTGGGCTCGGGGATCGCGGTCACCACCATCGGCAACGCCTCCCCCCGAGTGGTCGAAGCCGTCTCCGCCCAGGCGGCCGACTTCACCCACACCTGCTTCATGGTCACGCCTTATGAGGAGTACGTCGCGGTCTGCGAACACCTCAACAGACTGACCCCAGTGGCCGGCGAGAAGCGTTCGGCGCTGTTCAACTCCGGCTCGGAGGCCGTCGAGAACGCGGTCAAGATCGCCCGCGCGTACACCCATAAGCAGGCCGTGGTGGCGTTCGATCATGCGTATCACGGGCGCACCAACCTGACCATGGCGCTGACGGCGAAGTCGATGCCCTACAAGCACGGCTTCGGCCCGTTCGCGCCCGAGATCTACCGGGCTCCACTGTCCTATCCGTTCCGCGACGCCGAGTTCGGCAAGGAACTGGCCACCGACGGTGAACTCGCCGCGCGCCGGGCCCTGAGCATCATCGACAAGCAGGTCGGCGCCGACAACCTGGCCGCCGTGATCATCGAGCCGATCCAGGGCGAGGGCGGCTTCATCGTTCCCGCCGAGGGCTTCCTGTCCACCCTCCTGCAGTGGTGTCGCGCCAACGGTGTCGTCTTCATCGCCGATGAGGTGCAGACCGGTTTCGCCCGCACCGGCGCGATGTTCGCCTGCGAACACGAGGGCATCGACCCGGATCTCATCGTCACCGCGAAGGGCATCGCCGACGGCCTGCCATTGTCGGCTGTCACCGGTCGCGCCGAGATCATGGACGCTCCGCACGTCAGTGGCCTCGGCGGCACCTACGGCGGCAATCCCATCGCGTGTGCCGCGGCATTGGCGACCATCGCGACCATCGAGTCCGACGGGCTGGTCGCTCGCGCCAAGGAGATTGAAACCCTCATGAAGGGCCGGCTCGACGCCCTGCAGGCCGACGACGACCGGATCGGTGACGTACGCGGTCGGGGCGCGATGATCGCCGTCGAACTCGTCAAGCCGGGCACCCTCGAACCCGACGCCGAGCTGACCAAGGCGTTGTGTGCAGGCGCGCACGCGGCGGGCGTCATCGTGCTGTCGTGCGGCACCTACGGAAACGTCCTGCGCTTCCTCCCGCCGCTGGCCATCAGCGACGACCTTCTCAACGAGGGTCTCGACATCCTGGCGCAGCTGCTCTCCGTTCTCTGA
- a CDS encoding TetR family transcriptional regulator: MPKRPPPGPRDERGVLSARILTAARGEFAHHGWAGTTIRAIARGADVDPALVYHYFGSKEALLDAATEPPQRWLDSVAATWSTPQDELGAALVRLTLGAWADEEIGPVLRAVLLTAAHDESTRGKLRRIVEAGLMGVSQLGVDERDRLVRSGLISSQIMGLAMMRYVWAIEPIASMSDDDLVAAVAPNLQHYVDGDLG, encoded by the coding sequence ATGCCGAAGAGGCCGCCTCCCGGTCCGCGTGACGAACGCGGTGTGCTGTCAGCGCGCATCCTCACCGCGGCGCGCGGCGAGTTTGCCCACCATGGCTGGGCTGGTACGACGATTCGGGCGATCGCGCGCGGCGCCGACGTTGACCCCGCGCTCGTCTACCACTACTTCGGCTCGAAGGAAGCGTTGCTCGACGCCGCGACCGAGCCACCGCAGCGATGGCTCGACAGCGTCGCTGCGACCTGGTCGACACCGCAAGATGAGTTGGGCGCGGCACTGGTACGGCTCACGTTGGGTGCCTGGGCCGATGAGGAGATCGGGCCCGTCCTGCGGGCGGTTCTGCTGACCGCGGCGCATGACGAGTCGACGCGCGGGAAGCTGCGTCGCATCGTCGAGGCCGGCCTGATGGGTGTCTCGCAGCTCGGTGTGGACGAACGGGACCGATTGGTTCGCAGCGGGCTGATCTCGTCGCAGATCATGGGCCTGGCGATGATGCGCTATGTGTGGGCCATCGAACCAATCGCGTCGATGAGCGACGACGATCTTGTTGCGGCGGTCGCGCCGAATCTGCAGCACTATGTCGATGGCGACCTCGGCTGA
- the ruvA gene encoding Holliday junction branch migration protein RuvA, with protein sequence MIASVRGEVVDIALDHAVIEAAGVGYKVMATPSTLATLRRGTEARLIIAMIVREDSMTLYGFADGDARDLFSTLLGVSGVGPKIALATLAVYDAQALRQALADGDVTALTRVPGIGKRGAERMVLELRDKIGPVTPGGVALAGGRAIRGPVVDALVGLGFAAKQAEEATDKVLAGDPDATTQSALRAALSMLGRK encoded by the coding sequence GTGATCGCCTCGGTGCGTGGTGAGGTCGTTGACATCGCCCTCGATCACGCGGTGATCGAGGCCGCGGGCGTCGGCTACAAGGTCATGGCGACACCGTCCACACTGGCCACGCTGCGGCGTGGAACCGAGGCCAGGCTCATCATCGCGATGATCGTGCGCGAGGACTCGATGACGCTGTACGGGTTCGCCGACGGTGACGCGCGGGACCTGTTCAGCACGCTTCTCGGCGTCTCCGGGGTGGGTCCGAAGATCGCGCTGGCGACGCTGGCGGTCTACGACGCGCAGGCCCTGCGGCAGGCCCTCGCCGACGGCGATGTCACCGCCCTGACGCGAGTTCCGGGGATAGGCAAGCGCGGCGCCGAGCGCATGGTGTTGGAGCTTCGCGACAAGATCGGCCCCGTGACGCCCGGTGGTGTCGCGCTGGCCGGGGGACGTGCCATTCGTGGTCCCGTTGTGGACGCGCTCGTCGGGCTCGGCTTCGCCGCCAAGCAGGCCGAGGAGGCTACCGACAAGGTGCTGGCCGGTGATCCCGATGCGACGACGCAGAGCGCGCTGCGTGCCGCCCTATCGATGCTGGGCAGGAAATGA
- a CDS encoding aminobutyraldehyde dehydrogenase encodes MTTVQNFIGGNLVDSVSGATMPLVDPTTGETYGTAPVSNAQDVDNAYEAAATAFKDWKRTTPAARQKALLAFADDVEAAAADLVAAEGRNTGKPNHVTMAEEIPPMVDQIRFFAGAARVLEGKSAGEYMTDHTSWIRREPVGVVGQVAPWNYPMMMAIWKFCPAIAAGNTVVIKPSDTTPVTTVMLAELASRHLPPGVLNVVAGDRVTGAAVVAHPTPEMVSITGSVAAGRAVAVSAGGHLKRTHLELGGKAPVVVFADADIAAAAEGIATAGYFNAGQDCTAATRVLAHASIVGDLTAALAEQARGATTTFDRAADDEDAWVPPVNNANQLDRVLSFFTDVPAHATVAAGGNRQGDKGFYVEPTVVSGLHQDDRMIQNEIFGPVITVQSFSDEDEALTWANGVEYGLASSVWTKDVSRAIRMSNSLDFGCVWINTHIPLVAEMPHGGFKSSGHGKDLSMYGLEDYTRIKHVMVYTG; translated from the coding sequence ATGACCACCGTGCAGAACTTCATCGGCGGAAACCTTGTCGACTCCGTCAGCGGAGCCACGATGCCTCTTGTCGACCCGACCACCGGCGAGACGTACGGCACCGCACCGGTGTCGAACGCACAGGATGTCGACAACGCCTATGAGGCCGCGGCGACGGCGTTCAAGGACTGGAAGCGCACCACTCCCGCAGCCCGGCAGAAGGCGCTACTCGCCTTCGCCGACGACGTCGAGGCGGCCGCCGCCGACCTCGTCGCCGCCGAGGGCCGCAACACCGGCAAGCCCAATCACGTCACCATGGCCGAGGAAATCCCGCCCATGGTCGACCAGATCCGCTTCTTCGCCGGTGCCGCAAGGGTTCTCGAGGGCAAGTCGGCCGGCGAGTACATGACGGACCACACCTCGTGGATCCGACGCGAACCGGTCGGCGTGGTCGGCCAGGTGGCCCCGTGGAACTACCCGATGATGATGGCGATCTGGAAGTTCTGTCCCGCAATCGCCGCCGGCAACACCGTCGTGATCAAGCCCAGCGACACGACGCCGGTCACCACGGTGATGCTGGCCGAACTCGCATCGAGGCACCTGCCGCCCGGCGTGCTTAACGTCGTGGCGGGTGACCGCGTCACGGGCGCGGCCGTCGTCGCGCACCCCACACCGGAGATGGTGTCGATCACCGGTTCGGTGGCGGCGGGTCGAGCGGTCGCGGTCAGTGCCGGCGGGCACCTGAAGCGCACACACCTGGAACTCGGCGGCAAGGCCCCGGTGGTCGTGTTCGCCGACGCCGATATCGCCGCGGCCGCCGAGGGTATCGCGACCGCCGGGTACTTCAACGCCGGGCAGGACTGCACCGCGGCCACCCGCGTGCTGGCGCACGCATCGATCGTCGGTGACCTGACCGCCGCGCTGGCCGAGCAGGCCAGAGGCGCGACCACGACGTTCGACAGGGCGGCCGATGACGAGGACGCGTGGGTGCCGCCGGTGAACAACGCCAACCAGCTGGATCGCGTCCTGTCGTTCTTCACCGACGTACCGGCGCATGCGACCGTGGCAGCTGGCGGAAATCGTCAGGGCGACAAGGGTTTCTACGTCGAACCGACGGTCGTCAGCGGCCTGCACCAGGACGACCGGATGATCCAGAACGAGATCTTTGGCCCGGTCATCACCGTGCAGTCGTTCAGCGATGAGGACGAGGCACTCACGTGGGCGAACGGTGTCGAGTACGGCCTGGCGTCCTCGGTGTGGACCAAGGACGTGTCACGGGCGATCCGGATGTCCAACTCACTGGACTTCGGCTGCGTGTGGATCAACACCCACATCCCGCTCGTCGCCGAGATGCCACACGGCGGTTTCAAGTCCTCCGGCCACGGCAAGGACCTGTCGATGTACGGGCTCGAGGACTACACCCGGATCAAGCACGTCATGGTCTACACGGGGTAG
- a CDS encoding TetR/AcrR family transcriptional regulator — protein sequence MARSTREAILTATAELMRHRGYGAVGMKDVVAAAGAPIGSLYHHFPGGKLQIAREALIDAGVAYGLLIPTLVDPHDDLGEAIDAVFVQAAEDMSTTGYANMCPVASVAAEIADTVEELRTASAGIFTAWLDGGTEYFVARGLDRDVARQVTVAVVSGLEGAFVLARTLRDTEPLLAVGRTLAAPYRGVALRVRVSAPVGG from the coding sequence ATGGCAAGGTCCACCAGGGAAGCGATCCTGACCGCGACGGCGGAACTGATGCGGCACCGTGGTTACGGGGCCGTCGGCATGAAGGACGTCGTTGCGGCGGCCGGTGCCCCGATCGGCTCGCTCTATCACCACTTTCCCGGCGGCAAGCTCCAGATCGCACGCGAAGCGCTGATCGACGCGGGTGTGGCATACGGACTGCTGATCCCCACGCTCGTCGACCCGCACGACGATCTCGGTGAGGCGATCGACGCTGTCTTCGTCCAGGCCGCCGAGGACATGTCGACGACGGGCTACGCCAACATGTGTCCGGTGGCCAGCGTCGCGGCCGAGATTGCCGACACCGTCGAGGAACTGCGCACCGCCTCGGCGGGAATCTTCACGGCATGGCTCGACGGCGGCACCGAGTACTTCGTCGCCCGGGGACTAGACCGTGACGTGGCCCGGCAGGTCACCGTCGCCGTGGTGAGCGGCCTAGAGGGCGCTTTCGTGCTGGCGCGCACCCTGCGCGACACCGAACCACTGCTGGCCGTCGGGCGCACGCTTGCCGCGCCATATCGCGGCGTCGCACTGCGTGTCCGTGTCTCGGCGCCGGTTGGCGGCTGA
- a CDS encoding mechanosensitive ion channel family protein → MPAETDLESATNLAVTLAWVCGAVVAAYLLGLILTWVLARLGRRSALVRDIAELTRRPLRAAFMVFAATIAVQRTSDQVDGWRGWVDHSLLILLIATMTWLLISLVEVAERRIITRYGGGDNAEITDADRQWRRLRTQVTVLRRLATAIVVVLGIAAIFMTFPAFSDIGTTLFASAGVLSVVAGLAAQTSLGAVFAGMQIAFSGAIRVGDVVELEEGRWWGRIEEITLTYVVVRLWDERRLVLPCTYFTTTPFENWTRSATEIMGTVEFDVDFSVPFHDMRAELDRLLASSDQWDGRRGVLQVTDAVGGVVRVRIVVSAPNAGALFDLRCAVREGMVDWVQRTGGVVPTQRIEPSTPAAEPHIRRDGDGETKRVAASLFSGSPEADERAKAFDERADDVEDDLVRSNGRG, encoded by the coding sequence ATGCCCGCCGAGACCGATCTCGAGTCCGCAACGAATCTCGCCGTCACGCTGGCCTGGGTCTGCGGTGCCGTGGTGGCCGCCTACCTGCTGGGACTGATTCTCACCTGGGTGCTCGCCCGCCTCGGGCGCCGCAGCGCGCTGGTACGCGATATCGCAGAACTGACGCGCAGACCGCTGCGCGCCGCGTTCATGGTGTTCGCCGCCACGATTGCCGTTCAGCGCACCTCCGACCAGGTGGATGGCTGGCGCGGGTGGGTCGATCACAGCCTGCTGATCCTCCTCATCGCGACGATGACCTGGCTGCTGATCAGCCTGGTGGAGGTCGCCGAGCGCCGGATCATCACCCGCTACGGCGGCGGTGACAACGCCGAGATCACCGACGCCGACCGCCAGTGGCGACGGCTGCGGACCCAGGTGACGGTGCTGCGACGTCTCGCCACCGCCATCGTGGTGGTGCTCGGCATTGCGGCGATCTTCATGACGTTCCCGGCGTTCTCCGATATCGGCACCACACTGTTCGCCTCGGCCGGTGTGCTGTCCGTGGTCGCAGGCCTTGCCGCGCAGACCTCGCTCGGAGCGGTGTTCGCCGGCATGCAGATCGCGTTCTCGGGCGCGATCCGGGTGGGCGATGTCGTCGAACTCGAGGAGGGCCGCTGGTGGGGCCGCATCGAGGAGATCACGCTCACCTACGTCGTCGTCAGGCTGTGGGATGAGCGGCGACTGGTACTCCCGTGCACTTACTTCACCACCACACCGTTCGAGAACTGGACGCGCAGCGCCACCGAGATCATGGGCACCGTCGAGTTCGATGTCGACTTCTCGGTCCCGTTCCACGATATGCGCGCCGAACTCGACCGACTGCTTGCATCGAGCGACCAGTGGGACGGCCGGCGCGGCGTGCTGCAGGTGACCGACGCCGTCGGCGGTGTGGTGCGCGTGCGGATAGTGGTCAGCGCCCCGAACGCGGGCGCGTTGTTCGACCTTCGATGCGCCGTGCGCGAGGGCATGGTCGATTGGGTGCAGCGCACGGGCGGCGTCGTCCCCACGCAGCGCATCGAACCCTCGACACCGGCGGCCGAGCCTCACATCCGGCGCGACGGCGACGGTGAGACGAAACGCGTTGCCGCGAGCCTGTTCTCCGGAAGCCCCGAGGCCGACGAGCGCGCCAAGGCGTTCGATGAGCGCGCCGATGACGTCGAGGACGACCTCGTCAGGTCCAACGGACGCGGCTGA
- the ruvC gene encoding crossover junction endodeoxyribonuclease RuvC has protein sequence MRVMGVDPGLTRCGLSVIESGRGRQVTALDVDVVRTPSDQPLHRRLLTISDTVEHWMDTHLPDVVAIERVFANQNAPTAMGTAQAGGVIALAAAKRDIDVHFHTPSEVKAAVTGNGRADKDQVTTMVTRILALQSKPTPADAADALALAICHCWRAPMIARMAAAEAMAAEQKRKYKAKLKAAPARMSGSAT, from the coding sequence GTGCGTGTGATGGGCGTCGACCCGGGCTTGACCCGTTGCGGGCTGTCCGTCATCGAGAGTGGGCGCGGGCGCCAGGTCACCGCCCTCGACGTCGACGTGGTCCGCACTCCCTCCGATCAACCGCTGCACAGGCGCCTGCTCACCATCAGTGACACCGTCGAGCACTGGATGGACACCCACCTGCCCGACGTCGTCGCGATCGAGCGAGTTTTCGCGAACCAGAACGCGCCCACTGCCATGGGCACCGCGCAGGCCGGGGGAGTGATCGCGCTCGCCGCCGCCAAGCGGGATATCGACGTGCACTTCCACACGCCGAGCGAGGTGAAGGCCGCGGTTACCGGCAACGGGAGGGCCGACAAGGATCAGGTCACCACGATGGTGACGAGAATCCTTGCGCTACAGAGCAAACCGACACCGGCCGACGCTGCCGACGCGCTGGCGCTGGCGATCTGTCACTGTTGGAGGGCACCGATGATCGCGCGGATGGCGGCGGCCGAGGCCATGGCCGCCGAGCAGAAACGCAAGTACAAGGCCAAGCTCAAGGCCGCCCCCGCGCGGATGTCGGGGAGCGCGACGTGA
- a CDS encoding DUF1304 domain-containing protein has product MVIAALVFASLAAVLHVYIFVLESFRWTAPSTRATFGTTVEEAETTKLLAFNQGFYNLFLAVVIGVGVGFMISGGIPVGAALVFAGAGSMLAAALVLLVSAPDKLRAVIVQGTFPLVAVVLLAIGLSA; this is encoded by the coding sequence ATGGTTATCGCGGCGCTCGTGTTCGCATCGCTGGCGGCCGTGCTGCACGTCTACATCTTTGTGCTGGAGTCGTTCCGATGGACGGCGCCGAGCACCCGCGCGACGTTCGGCACCACAGTGGAGGAAGCCGAGACCACCAAACTCCTGGCGTTCAACCAGGGGTTCTACAACCTCTTCCTGGCGGTCGTCATCGGAGTGGGCGTGGGATTCATGATCTCCGGCGGTATCCCGGTCGGCGCCGCCTTGGTCTTCGCGGGTGCGGGGTCGATGTTGGCGGCAGCGCTGGTGCTGTTGGTGTCGGCGCCAGACAAGCTGCGTGCCGTGATCGTCCAGGGGACGTTTCCGTTGGTGGCCGTGGTGCTTCTGGCCATCGGGTTGTCCGCGTAG
- a CDS encoding alpha/beta fold hydrolase: MRSVDVAAGTLEYLDAGDPAGPPVVLLHGLLMNESQWSRALPLLPEGFRYVLPVLPIGGHQRPMNDDADLTMPGMVHILADFLDALDLTDVTLVVTDWGGPIFLTDLGRDDRVGRMVICPSEAFDNFPPGLPGKVVWAGTRTTGTVKLALQQMRIGWLRNRFFMWGMMAAKPIPQDVMEAWTAPGIADVRIRRDLLKYSRTKMVKHDLIRATERLADFDGDVLVLWSHNRVMPQAHASRLAELTGGTLRYVDDAKVLIMLDQPEQTAREIGAFLTASREKRPLAT, translated from the coding sequence ATGAGATCCGTCGATGTCGCGGCAGGCACGCTTGAGTATCTCGATGCGGGCGATCCGGCTGGCCCGCCGGTGGTCCTGCTGCACGGCCTGCTGATGAATGAGTCGCAGTGGAGCCGAGCGCTGCCGCTGTTGCCGGAGGGGTTCCGCTACGTGCTCCCGGTGCTGCCGATTGGCGGTCATCAAAGGCCGATGAACGACGACGCCGACCTGACGATGCCCGGCATGGTTCACATCCTGGCCGACTTCCTCGATGCCCTCGACCTCACCGATGTCACTCTGGTGGTGACGGACTGGGGTGGCCCGATCTTCCTCACCGACCTTGGCCGCGACGACCGCGTCGGCCGAATGGTGATCTGCCCATCGGAGGCATTCGACAACTTCCCGCCGGGCCTCCCCGGCAAGGTCGTCTGGGCGGGCACCCGGACCACGGGCACCGTGAAACTGGCGTTGCAGCAGATGCGCATCGGCTGGCTGCGCAACCGGTTCTTCATGTGGGGCATGATGGCGGCCAAGCCGATCCCCCAGGACGTGATGGAGGCGTGGACGGCCCCTGGCATCGCCGACGTGCGGATCCGGCGCGACCTGCTGAAGTACTCACGCACGAAGATGGTGAAGCACGACCTCATCCGCGCGACCGAGAGGCTCGCGGACTTCGACGGTGACGTGCTCGTGTTGTGGAGCCACAATCGGGTGATGCCGCAGGCACACGCGTCTCGGCTGGCGGAACTCACCGGCGGGACGCTGCGCTATGTCGACGACGCCAAGGTGCTGATCATGCTCGATCAGCCCGAGCAGACCGCCCGCGAGATCGGCGCGTTCCTGACCGCGTCACGCGAAAAGCGGCCTCTCGCAACGTGA
- the ruvB gene encoding Holliday junction branch migration DNA helicase RuvB, giving the protein MSRFDGDDDGAAEDLERDVSPALTVGEGDIDASLRPRSLNEFIGQPRVREQLQLVLEGAKNRGGTPDHILLSGPPGLGKTSLAMIIAAELGTALRVTSGPALERAGDLAAMLSNLVEHDVLFIDEIHRIARPAEEMLYLAMEDFRVDVVVGKGPGATSIPLEVAPFTLVGATTRSGALTGPLRDRFGFTAHMDFYEPAELERVLLRSAGILGIELGAEAGSEIARRSRGTPRIANRLLRRVRDYAEVRADGVITTDIAKLALEVYDVDDLGLDRLDRAVLSALIRSFGGGPVGVSTLAVAVGEEATTVEEVCEPFLVRAGMIARTPRGRVATSQAWRHLGLTPPSGVGGLGQPGLFE; this is encoded by the coding sequence ATGAGCCGGTTCGACGGTGACGACGACGGCGCGGCCGAGGATCTCGAGCGCGACGTCTCACCCGCGCTCACAGTGGGCGAGGGGGATATCGACGCGAGCCTGCGGCCCCGCTCGCTGAATGAGTTCATCGGCCAGCCGCGCGTCCGCGAGCAGCTGCAACTCGTCCTCGAGGGCGCCAAGAATCGTGGCGGCACACCGGATCACATCCTGCTGTCGGGGCCGCCGGGACTGGGCAAGACATCGCTGGCGATGATCATCGCCGCAGAGTTGGGCACCGCCCTTCGCGTGACGTCGGGTCCGGCGCTCGAGCGTGCAGGAGATCTCGCCGCGATGCTGTCCAACCTCGTCGAGCACGACGTTCTGTTCATCGACGAGATCCACCGCATCGCGCGCCCCGCCGAGGAAATGCTGTACCTCGCGATGGAGGACTTCCGTGTCGACGTCGTCGTCGGCAAGGGCCCGGGGGCGACGTCGATCCCGCTCGAGGTCGCCCCGTTCACACTCGTCGGCGCAACGACTCGCTCGGGCGCACTGACCGGTCCGCTGCGTGACCGGTTCGGGTTTACCGCCCACATGGACTTCTATGAGCCAGCCGAACTCGAACGCGTGCTGCTGCGGTCGGCGGGCATCCTCGGCATCGAACTGGGTGCCGAGGCCGGTTCGGAGATCGCCCGACGGTCGCGGGGGACGCCGCGTATCGCCAACCGGCTGCTACGCCGTGTCCGTGACTACGCCGAGGTACGTGCCGACGGCGTCATCACAACCGATATCGCGAAGCTGGCGCTCGAGGTGTACGACGTCGACGATCTCGGCCTGGACCGCCTGGACCGCGCGGTGCTGTCCGCCCTGATCCGCAGCTTCGGTGGCGGCCCGGTGGGGGTGTCGACCCTCGCGGTCGCCGTCGGCGAAGAGGCCACGACCGTCGAGGAGGTGTGCGAACCTTTCCTGGTGCGCGCCGGGATGATCGCCCGCACACCGCGCGGAAGGGTCGCCACCAGCCAGGCCTGGCGGCACTTGGGACTGACACCGCCGAGCGGGGTCGGCGGGCTGGGGCAACCCGGTCTTTTCGAGTAG
- a CDS encoding YebC/PmpR family DNA-binding transcriptional regulator, translating into MSGHSKWATTKHQKAVKDARRGKEFARLIKNIEVAARTGGGDPTGNPTLYDAIQKAKKTSVPNDNIERARKRGAGEEAGGADWQTITYEGYGPNGVAILIECLTDNRNRAAGEVRVAMTRNGGNMADPGSVAYLFTRKGIVTLQKNGLTEDDVLTAVLEAGAEDVNDLGEAFEIISEPTDLVAVRTALQDAGIDYDSAEASFQPSVTVPVDLEGARKVLKLIDALEDSDDVQDVFSNVDIPDDVAAALDED; encoded by the coding sequence ATGAGCGGCCATTCCAAGTGGGCGACCACCAAGCACCAGAAGGCCGTCAAGGATGCGCGACGCGGCAAGGAATTCGCCCGACTGATCAAGAACATCGAGGTCGCGGCGCGTACCGGCGGCGGCGACCCGACGGGCAACCCCACGCTGTACGACGCCATTCAGAAGGCCAAGAAGACGTCGGTGCCCAACGACAACATCGAGCGCGCCCGCAAGCGCGGTGCCGGTGAAGAGGCCGGCGGCGCGGACTGGCAGACCATCACCTACGAGGGTTACGGCCCCAACGGCGTCGCGATCCTCATCGAGTGCCTGACCGATAACCGCAACCGCGCGGCCGGTGAGGTCCGCGTGGCGATGACTCGCAACGGCGGCAACATGGCCGACCCGGGATCGGTGGCCTACCTGTTCACCCGCAAGGGCATCGTGACGCTGCAGAAGAACGGCCTGACCGAGGACGACGTGCTCACGGCGGTCCTCGAGGCCGGCGCGGAGGACGTCAATGATCTCGGCGAGGCCTTCGAGATCATCTCCGAGCCCACCGATCTCGTGGCGGTACGAACCGCGCTGCAGGACGCCGGTATCGACTACGACTCCGCCGAGGCCAGCTTCCAGCCCTCGGTCACTGTGCCCGTCGATCTCGAGGGCGCCCGCAAGGTGCTCAAGCTGATCGACGCGCTCGAGGACAGCGATGATGTGCAGGATGTCTTCTCCAACGTCGACATCCCCGACGACGTCGCCGCTGCGCTCGACGAGGACTGA